The nucleotide sequence GGCAGTCATGCCCGGGTCGTACGGAGGGGTATCTCGGATGGACCTGCGCTACGAAGCATTTTGCTTCGCGGACCCGTTGTTCTACGACGAACTGCAGGAAAACGGCGCGCCGGTCGAGGATTTCACCCCGGCGCTCCCCGCGTCGGTCGCCGGGTGGGTCACCACCGATCGTGGTGTGTGGCGCGCGAGGCACCCCGACGGCCGTGTTCTTCCGGCCCAGGGCTGGCAGGTTCACGTTTCGGCCGGCCTGGGCAACGCGAGCCGCGTGCTCGCGCAGGTGTCCGAGTCCTGTACAGAGCACGCGGTCGCCCACAAGCACCTCCGCTCGCCGCTGACGTTGCTCGCCCGGAATTCGAAATACGCATCCGGCGACAGCGAGGTCGAGCTGGCGACCATTTACCCGGCCGACGACAACGAACTCGAGCGAGTGCTCATGGACCTGTCAACGCGGCTGGAAGGTGAGCACGGCCCCGGAATTCCGAGCGCCTTGCAGTACGGCGACGGACCCCTCTACGTGCGTTACGGCGGATTTGCCGAACAGTGGGTCGAGCACGATGGCAACCGCGTCCCGGCCGTCCGCAAGCCGGACGGCCGGCTGGTACCCGAGAAACGGGAACCGACGTCCTCCATGCCCGACTGGGTCAAGCTCCCGACCTGTTTGCGAAGCAGCATCACCGCGCGCAAAGGGGGTGCCCGGACCCAGTTTCCTTACCGGATGGTGCGGCCACTACACGTCTCGAACGGCGGCGGCAGCTACCTCGCCGACCCGAAGGCGGGCGGTGACCAGGTCGTTCTCAAGGAGGCCCGCCCGTACGCAGGTCTCGACGAAGCGCGGATCGACGCCGTCGAGCGGCTGCGTCGAGAGCACGAGGTGCTCGGCCGGCTCGCCGGCATCCCGGGCGTGCCGAGGGCCGTCGAGTGGTTCACCGTTTCGGAGCGCCACTACCTGGCCGCGGAGTACCTGCCGGGTATCCCGCTGGCCGGCTGGCTGACCCGCAACTACCCCCTGACCAGGCGCAGCACGACGACCGTCGACCTCGCCGACTACACCCGCCGCGCGCTGGACATCGTCGAGGGAGTGGAGAAGGCGATCGGCGAAGCCCACGCTCGCGGCATCGTCCTGGGTGACCTGCACCCACAGAACATCTTGGTCGACGAAGACCACCACGACCGGATCTCCCTGACCGACTTCGGGACGGCGTTCGACGCCGAGTCCGCCGACCGCCCGACACCGGGCACGCCCGGCTTCCGCGCACCGGCCGACCGCACCGGTTTCGCGGTCGACGAGCACGCACTCGCAGCGTTGCGGCTGTGGCTCTTCCTGCCGCTATCGCCCGTGGCCGAGCTCGCTCCGGCGAAGCTGCGTCGCATCGCCGACTTCGTCGAACGCCGGTTTCCCCTACCCGAGGGGTACGCCGACGCCGCGGTCGCGGTACTGGCCCCGCGTGAAGTCCCCGTGGAGCCGACACTGGCCCACACCGAGCTCGACCATGACAAACCGGACTGGTCGCTGGTCCGCAAGCAGATCGCCGAGGCGATCCTCGCCAGCGCGACCCCCTCTCGCCAAGACCGGCTGTTCCCGGGGGACATCGAACAGTTCCGCGTCGGCGGTGCGTGTTTCGGGGTCGGGGCCGCCGGGGTGCTGCACGCTCTCAACGTCGCCGGGGCCGGCCGCTTCCCCGAGCACGAACGTTGGCTGATCGAAGCGGTCCGCCGTGAGCCGCCGACCCGGCCCGGCTTCTACGACGGCAGCTCCGGCATCGCCTACGTGCTGGAGAACTTCGGGCACCACGACGAGGCCGCCAAGCTGCTGGCGACGTCCACGCGGCTCGTCGAGCAGACAACCGACCACTCCCTGGAGAGCGGCTTGGCCGGCATCGGGCTGACGATGCTGCACTTCGCGACGGTCCGCCAGGACAACGAGTTCGGACGCCAAGCGCTGACCACGGCCGTCCGGCTGGCCGAGGCGCTGGAGACCGCGGCGCCACCGGGGAACTCCGCCCGCGCCGGGCTGCTGGCCGGCTGGGCCGGGCCGGCACTGCTGTTCATCCGGCTCTTCGAGCGCACCGGCGAGTCGGCCTGGCTCTCCTTCGCCGACCAGGCACTGTGCCGCGACCTCGAAGAATGCGTCGAGGCCGACGACGGCTCGCTGCAGGTCCGCGACGGTGCGGCCCGCACGTTGCCCTACGCAGGCGTCGGCAGCGCCGGGATCCTCTTGGCCGCCGAGCAGCTGGCGCGGCATCGCCCGGACGCGGAGGCCGTCGACAGCCTCCCCGCCCTTCGTGAGGCGTGCCTCGGCGAGTTCGTCGCCCAGCCGGGCTTGCTCAACGGCCGGTGCGGACTGGCTGTCGCGCTGGCCGCGAACCCGGGCCCGGGGCAGCCGAGCCGTGCGGCGGCGATCGACCGGCACCTGGCGTGGCTGGCCTGGTATGCGGTGCCGTACAAGAACGGCCTCGCGTTCCCGGGCAACCGGTTGCTGCGGCTCTCGATGGACGTCAAGACCGGCGGTGCGGGGATCCTCCTTTCTCTGGCTTCGCTCTTCGACGGCAATGAGGTGTTGCCGTTCCTGGGTGGCACGCCGATCGCTCCGGCGACCGGTCGCTGACCCGGGAATCACCACGACGGCCGGGCGGGCAGCCGCTGTTTGCCTCAGGCCGCACGCACGAACGTGAAGCGGCGCTTCACGTCCAGCCGCGTCCGCGAGCCGGGAGCTCGACGGCGGAGTCGACCTGGCCGGGCCGATCCAACCCACCGCTTCGCGTGCCTGGCTGGTGGCCCTTGTCCACCGCCAGTTGCTGGTCCGCGAACGCCGCCACCTGCTGCAGGTGCGTCACCGCCCAGAGTCGGGCGGCCGCTGCCTGCGGTAGTGGCGCGGGCCCGCCGCCGGGACGCCTTCCGGCGACGGGTCCGCTACCGAATACCAGGCCGACCGCGGTCGGGGTCGCAGTCGTCGGCGGGGCGCCTTCCGGCGACGACGCCGCGATCTCCTCCTGGCCACATGGGACGGTGGCGCGTCCGCTCCCGGGGCGTCTGCCGGAAGCGGACGCGCGACCACCGCTGTTTGGTCCACTTCGTGCCTGGGTGCCGGGACCGTCGGCGGGACGCCTGCCGGCAACGGGCCCGGGACCACTCACGAGCCGTCGGCTCACCTTTCTGCCGCCGCAACCGGATCGACGCCTAGGCCGCCATCCGTGTTACCAGCCGATCCGGTGAGGAAACAGCTCGTCCACTGTGGACCGATCTCATGTGCTTCCCAGCTTATCGCCGTCGAAGGGGTGCGGAACCCCTCGTGGCAAATCTGTGGACAACTCGCCGATTTTGGGTCGCCTGTGGACAACTCCGGCCGATCGGCCGGTTCTGTCGGTGCCGTGGTGCATGATCGGAAGTGCAGGAGGAACACGGCCCGGAATGGGGCACCGTCGGAAAGGAGGTGACACGGCGGCGGTGCACGTCATCCGGGCTGCAATGCCTCCAGCGCCTCGCGCAGCTTGCCGGAGACCGGTGTCGGCCGGCGGGACTCGCGGTCCACGAAGACGTGCACGAAGTGCCCTTCCGCGACCAAGGACTCGTCGGCTGCGTACATCC is from Amycolatopsis mediterranei and encodes:
- the lanKC gene encoding class III lanthionine synthetase LanKC, with amino-acid sequence MDLRYEAFCFADPLFYDELQENGAPVEDFTPALPASVAGWVTTDRGVWRARHPDGRVLPAQGWQVHVSAGLGNASRVLAQVSESCTEHAVAHKHLRSPLTLLARNSKYASGDSEVELATIYPADDNELERVLMDLSTRLEGEHGPGIPSALQYGDGPLYVRYGGFAEQWVEHDGNRVPAVRKPDGRLVPEKREPTSSMPDWVKLPTCLRSSITARKGGARTQFPYRMVRPLHVSNGGGSYLADPKAGGDQVVLKEARPYAGLDEARIDAVERLRREHEVLGRLAGIPGVPRAVEWFTVSERHYLAAEYLPGIPLAGWLTRNYPLTRRSTTTVDLADYTRRALDIVEGVEKAIGEAHARGIVLGDLHPQNILVDEDHHDRISLTDFGTAFDAESADRPTPGTPGFRAPADRTGFAVDEHALAALRLWLFLPLSPVAELAPAKLRRIADFVERRFPLPEGYADAAVAVLAPREVPVEPTLAHTELDHDKPDWSLVRKQIAEAILASATPSRQDRLFPGDIEQFRVGGACFGVGAAGVLHALNVAGAGRFPEHERWLIEAVRREPPTRPGFYDGSSGIAYVLENFGHHDEAAKLLATSTRLVEQTTDHSLESGLAGIGLTMLHFATVRQDNEFGRQALTTAVRLAEALETAAPPGNSARAGLLAGWAGPALLFIRLFERTGESAWLSFADQALCRDLEECVEADDGSLQVRDGAARTLPYAGVGSAGILLAAEQLARHRPDAEAVDSLPALREACLGEFVAQPGLLNGRCGLAVALAANPGPGQPSRAAAIDRHLAWLAWYAVPYKNGLAFPGNRLLRLSMDVKTGGAGILLSLASLFDGNEVLPFLGGTPIAPATGR